One segment of Thermovenabulum gondwanense DNA contains the following:
- a CDS encoding SHOCT-like domain-containing protein, translating into MNDEKIKILEMLESGKISAKEAADLLEALEERKTIDIKRGDKPAWLRIKVYDEITGKSKVNVNLPYTLINFALKFIPKEQFNNDKIDFDEIFNAIKQGAQGKLIDVVDDEKGEHIEIYIE; encoded by the coding sequence ATGAATGATGAGAAAATAAAAATCCTTGAAATGCTGGAATCCGGAAAAATTTCTGCAAAAGAAGCGGCTGACCTTTTAGAAGCATTGGAAGAAAGAAAAACTATAGATATAAAAAGAGGAGATAAGCCCGCATGGCTTAGAATTAAAGTTTACGACGAAATAACTGGAAAATCAAAGGTAAATGTTAATCTACCCTATACGCTCATAAATTTTGCATTAAAATTTATCCCAAAAGAGCAGTTTAATAATGATAAGATCGACTTTGATGAAATTTTTAACGCCATTAAACAGGGAGCTCAAGGTAAACTAATTGATGTTGTTGACGATGAAAAGGGAGAACATATAGAAATATATATAGAATGA
- the uxuA gene encoding mannonate dehydratase, with protein MKMAFRWFGKGFDKIPLEYIRQIPGVTGVVATLMDIPVGEVWPKERVKALKEEVEKYGLSLEVIESVNVHESIKLGEKDRDRYIENYIITMKNLSEIGVKVICYNFMPVFDWLRTELERVLEDGSKTMAYKHDVVLKIQPKNFAERFTEHSEEVELPGWEPERLKEISETLEKYKNINEEQYWSNMKYFLDVIIPYAEKYDIKMAIHPDDPPWPIFGLPRVITNRNNIRKFLELNNSPYNGITLCTGSLGANRENDIPSIIREFVKEGRVHFAHVRNLKFESDKDFYESAHLSRCGSFDMFEIMKAFYESGFTGYIRPDHGRMIWGETGRPGYGLYDRALGAVYLQGLWEALEKTWRKKDI; from the coding sequence ATGAAAATGGCATTTAGATGGTTCGGAAAGGGATTTGATAAAATTCCCCTTGAGTACATTCGACAAATTCCGGGGGTAACGGGTGTTGTAGCAACATTGATGGATATTCCGGTAGGGGAAGTTTGGCCCAAAGAAAGAGTAAAAGCTCTGAAGGAAGAAGTGGAAAAATATGGGCTCAGTTTGGAAGTAATAGAAAGCGTAAATGTTCATGAAAGCATTAAATTAGGAGAAAAAGACAGGGATAGATATATTGAAAATTACATAATAACGATGAAAAATCTATCAGAAATTGGAGTAAAAGTTATATGTTATAATTTTATGCCGGTTTTTGATTGGTTAAGGACGGAACTTGAGAGGGTTTTAGAAGATGGCTCTAAAACTATGGCTTATAAACATGATGTAGTGTTAAAAATACAACCTAAAAACTTTGCTGAAAGATTTACTGAACACTCAGAAGAAGTGGAATTACCCGGGTGGGAGCCGGAAAGATTAAAAGAGATTTCGGAGACCTTGGAGAAGTACAAAAATATTAACGAGGAGCAATACTGGAGCAATATGAAATATTTTTTGGATGTTATAATTCCCTATGCGGAAAAGTACGATATAAAAATGGCAATACATCCGGATGATCCTCCATGGCCGATTTTTGGCCTACCCAGGGTTATTACTAATAGAAACAATATAAGAAAATTCCTTGAGTTAAATAATAGTCCTTATAATGGAATAACTCTTTGTACGGGTTCTCTTGGTGCAAATAGAGAAAATGATATTCCATCAATAATAAGGGAATTTGTGAAGGAAGGCAGGGTTCATTTTGCCCATGTAAGAAATCTTAAGTTTGAATCGGATAAAGACTTCTATGAAAGTGCTCATTTATCCAGGTGTGGGTCGTTTGATATGTTTGAAATTATGAAAGCTTTTTACGAAAGCGGGTTTACCGGATACATCCGACCGGACCACGGGAGAATGATATGGGGAGAAACAGGACGTCCGGGTTATGGTCTATACGATAGAGCCTTGGGGGCTGTATATTTACAGGGTTTATGGGAGGCATTGGAGAAAACCTGGAGGAAAAAAGATATTTGA
- a CDS encoding ACT domain-containing protein — MGDEPLEAPTPFNGTLAQKAVISVIGEDRIGIIAGISEVLASNNINILDITQTSIEGLFTMIMVVDISKSVVSFEELKKLLAERGNFLSVRVDAQREEVFRYMHRI; from the coding sequence ATAGGTGATGAACCTTTAGAAGCTCCAACCCCTTTTAACGGGACTTTAGCACAAAAAGCAGTAATTTCTGTAATCGGAGAAGATAGAATAGGTATTATAGCCGGAATATCCGAAGTCCTTGCATCAAATAACATCAACATTCTCGACATTACACAGACCTCTATTGAAGGCCTTTTTACGATGATAATGGTAGTGGATATTTCAAAAAGCGTCGTTAGTTTTGAAGAGTTAAAAAAATTACTCGCCGAACGGGGAAATTTCCTTTCCGTAAGGGTAGATGCTCAAAGGGAAGAAGTATTTCGATACATGCACAGGATTTAG
- a CDS encoding GntR family transcriptional regulator: protein MLEILKRYPKENAREFVIRVLNHNIIYLNLKPGQQVSESEIASLLDVSRTPVREAFIELSKASLVEIYPQKGTYISKIDLDLVEESRFARSILEKAVIKLACGLITEDYLMFLEDNVRLQELAVKRRDYKELLILDNKFHEIIFKACKKELTFNLIRSMMSHFDRIRILNFAVMDMQRTVNDHKNILKAIKERNEKKAEELMEEHLTRVIYDQNYLKQLYPEYFK, encoded by the coding sequence ATGTTGGAGATTCTTAAAAGGTATCCAAAAGAAAATGCCCGAGAATTTGTAATAAGGGTTTTAAATCATAACATAATTTATTTAAATTTGAAGCCGGGGCAGCAGGTAAGTGAAAGTGAAATAGCATCTTTGCTGGACGTAAGTCGTACGCCGGTGAGAGAAGCCTTTATAGAATTATCCAAAGCATCTCTTGTGGAAATATATCCTCAAAAAGGGACATATATTTCCAAAATAGACCTGGATTTGGTAGAAGAATCTCGTTTCGCCAGAAGCATTCTGGAAAAGGCTGTAATAAAATTAGCATGTGGATTAATTACTGAAGATTACTTGATGTTTTTGGAAGATAATGTTAGATTGCAGGAATTGGCAGTAAAACGTAGAGATTATAAAGAGCTGCTAATTTTGGATAATAAGTTTCACGAGATAATTTTTAAAGCGTGCAAAAAGGAATTAACCTTTAACCTCATTAGAAGTATGATGTCGCACTTTGATAGGATTAGGATTCTAAACTTTGCAGTAATGGACATGCAAAGGACGGTAAATGACCATAAAAATATTTTAAAAGCAATTAAAGAAAGAAATGAAAAAAAAGCAGAGGAATTAATGGAAGAACATCTTACGAGGGTTATATATGATCAAAATTATTTAAAGCAGCTTTACCCCGAGTATTTTAAATAA
- the hflX gene encoding GTPase HflX: MASNTKAIVAGIVKNIQDEESIEELELLAKTAGAEVVAKVVQRKTSYDSAFYIGKGKAQEIAEVAKALEANAVIFDDDLTPVQIRNLENLIELQIIDRTTLILDIFAQRAKSKEGKIQVELAQLQHLLPRLTGKGIELSRFGGGIGTRGPGETKLETDKRHIKRRISYLKKELQKIKDSRHLLRSARKFPVISLVGYTNAGKSTLMNALTNAKVSSNDRLFDTLDTTTRLLILPDGRKALLSDTVGFIRKLPHEIVEAFKATLEEIKEADLLLLVADGSSRNFEEEINTVFKVLKDIQADNKPIVIAINKVDKINSSFILPLNSKNTVEISALYKKNLDELLKRICENLSKTRKFAEFLIPYDKLSIVDIIYQNGLIFSKESLPEGVKIQGEIEEFVINKYKNFLI; the protein is encoded by the coding sequence TTGGCTTCCAATACGAAAGCCATAGTAGCAGGGATAGTTAAAAATATTCAAGATGAAGAAAGCATCGAAGAGTTGGAACTTCTTGCAAAAACCGCAGGGGCTGAGGTGGTTGCTAAAGTAGTTCAAAGAAAAACATCTTATGACTCTGCTTTTTACATCGGAAAAGGCAAGGCACAGGAAATCGCCGAAGTAGCAAAAGCCCTTGAAGCAAACGCGGTAATTTTTGATGATGATTTAACTCCTGTACAGATTAGAAATTTAGAAAATCTAATAGAGCTCCAAATAATCGATAGGACAACTCTTATTTTGGATATTTTCGCTCAAAGGGCAAAATCGAAAGAAGGTAAAATTCAGGTAGAGCTTGCACAACTTCAGCATTTATTACCCCGCCTTACGGGTAAAGGAATAGAACTTTCCAGATTCGGTGGCGGCATAGGAACAAGAGGGCCCGGCGAAACAAAATTAGAAACCGATAAAAGGCACATAAAAAGAAGAATTTCTTACCTAAAAAAGGAATTACAAAAAATAAAAGATAGCAGACACCTTCTAAGAAGTGCAAGAAAATTTCCTGTAATTAGCCTTGTTGGATATACAAACGCCGGAAAATCCACATTAATGAACGCTTTGACCAATGCAAAGGTTAGCAGCAACGACCGTCTCTTCGATACCCTGGATACCACCACCAGACTTTTAATACTACCCGACGGGAGAAAAGCATTGCTTTCGGATACGGTGGGTTTTATTAGAAAACTTCCCCACGAGATAGTGGAAGCTTTTAAAGCCACCTTGGAAGAAATAAAAGAAGCAGATTTGCTCTTGCTTGTGGCGGATGGATCCAGCAGGAATTTTGAGGAAGAAATAAATACCGTATTTAAGGTGCTTAAAGATATCCAGGCGGATAATAAACCGATCGTCATCGCTATTAATAAAGTAGATAAAATTAATTCTTCTTTTATACTCCCATTAAATTCAAAAAATACAGTGGAAATTTCTGCTTTATACAAAAAAAATTTGGATGAACTGCTTAAAAGGATTTGCGAAAACCTTTCAAAAACAAGAAAATTTGCTGAATTTCTTATCCCGTACGATAAGTTATCTATTGTTGATATTATTTATCAAAATGGCTTAATTTTCTCAAAGGAATCTTTGCCCGAAGGAGTAAAAATACAGGGAGAAATAGAAGAATTCGTAATTAATAAATATAAAAACTTTTTGATTTAA
- a CDS encoding RidA family protein translates to MEKKIIKTDQAPKAIGPYSQAVMVGDFLFASGQIALDPATGEMVEGGIEAQATRVMENIKNILAAAGMDFSNVVKSTIFITDINNFAKVNEIYGKYFPENPPARSTIEVSKLPKGALIEIEVIAHR, encoded by the coding sequence ATGGAAAAGAAGATTATTAAAACCGATCAGGCACCCAAAGCGATTGGCCCCTATTCCCAGGCAGTGATGGTGGGAGACTTTCTTTTTGCTTCCGGCCAGATTGCTCTGGATCCTGCCACCGGGGAAATGGTGGAAGGAGGGATAGAAGCACAGGCCACAAGGGTAATGGAAAATATTAAAAATATCCTGGCTGCTGCAGGGATGGATTTTTCAAACGTGGTAAAATCCACCATTTTTATCACCGATATTAATAATTTTGCAAAAGTGAACGAAATCTATGGAAAATATTTCCCTGAAAATCCTCCCGCAAGGTCTACTATTGAAGTTAGCAAGCTTCCAAAAGGTGCCCTGATAGAAATCGAAGTAATTGCTCACAGGTAA
- a CDS encoding mannitol dehydrogenase family protein, with protein MRLSLDSLKKREIWEEKGYKLPQFDVQKVRENTLKEPVWIHFGAGNIFRAFLASLQQNLLNKGLSDKGIIACAPYDDEVIKKVYLPYENLSILVTLKEDGKIEKSVIASIVSALSVKENMDEIERIFISPSLQIASFTITEKGYALKNAKGEYFQDVLGDIENFPEKPKSVMGTIAYLCYKRYLAGELPIALVSMDNIAHNGTKLHEAVKFFAEKWMEKGKIEKGFIDYLCDSKTVSFPWSMIDKITPRPSEKVMDLLKADGLEDIEIYKTSKNTYVSCFVNAEPTEYLVIEDNFPNGRPPLEEVGVFFTDRETVEKAEKMKVCTCLNPLHTVLAIFGCLLNYSFIYEEMQDENLKILVEKIGYEEGLPTVIDPGIINPGDFIKEVIEKRLPNPFVPDTPQRIACDTSQKIPVRFGETLKAYVRLNKDLKSLTYIPLFFAGWLRYLMGIDDEGKEFIPSPDPMLTELQRHMKKISLGEKGPFTEILQPILSDEKIFGINLYDYGMASKVEQIFEKLVSGVGAVRRTLKEFTELEGNDQ; from the coding sequence ATGAGATTAAGTCTTGATTCACTTAAAAAAAGGGAAATTTGGGAAGAAAAAGGATATAAACTACCCCAATTTGATGTGCAAAAGGTACGAGAAAACACTTTAAAAGAACCCGTATGGATTCATTTTGGCGCAGGAAATATATTCAGGGCTTTTTTGGCTTCCCTTCAGCAAAATCTTTTAAATAAAGGATTAAGCGATAAAGGTATCATAGCCTGTGCTCCATATGATGATGAAGTAATAAAAAAGGTATATTTGCCGTATGAAAATTTAAGCATATTAGTAACTTTGAAAGAGGATGGGAAAATTGAAAAAAGCGTAATTGCAAGCATAGTAAGTGCATTAAGTGTTAAGGAGAACATGGATGAAATAGAAAGAATTTTTATATCTCCCTCCTTGCAGATAGCATCCTTTACAATTACGGAAAAGGGTTATGCATTAAAAAATGCAAAAGGAGAGTATTTTCAAGACGTACTAGGCGATATAGAAAATTTTCCTGAAAAACCTAAAAGTGTAATGGGGACCATAGCTTATTTATGCTATAAAAGATATTTAGCCGGTGAATTGCCTATAGCACTGGTAAGTATGGATAATATTGCCCATAACGGAACAAAACTTCATGAGGCAGTGAAGTTTTTCGCTGAAAAATGGATGGAAAAAGGAAAGATAGAAAAAGGTTTTATAGATTATTTATGTGACTCAAAGACGGTATCCTTTCCCTGGAGTATGATCGATAAGATAACACCGCGACCCTCGGAAAAAGTCATGGATTTACTTAAAGCCGATGGATTGGAAGATATAGAAATTTATAAAACCAGTAAAAATACGTATGTTTCCTGTTTTGTAAATGCTGAACCAACTGAATATCTTGTCATTGAAGATAATTTTCCTAATGGAAGACCACCCTTAGAAGAAGTGGGAGTATTTTTCACCGATAGGGAAACGGTAGAAAAAGCAGAAAAAATGAAGGTCTGTACATGCCTTAATCCTCTTCATACGGTTTTAGCAATTTTCGGATGTCTCTTAAATTATTCATTTATTTACGAGGAAATGCAAGACGAAAATTTAAAGATACTTGTAGAAAAAATTGGCTATGAAGAAGGCCTTCCGACGGTGATAGATCCGGGAATTATTAACCCCGGGGACTTTATAAAGGAAGTTATTGAAAAAAGATTGCCCAATCCCTTTGTACCTGATACTCCTCAAAGGATAGCCTGTGATACATCTCAAAAAATACCGGTGCGCTTTGGAGAAACTTTGAAAGCTTACGTTCGTTTAAATAAGGATTTAAAGAGTTTAACCTACATTCCTCTATTTTTTGCTGGCTGGCTTAGATATTTAATGGGTATAGATGACGAAGGGAAAGAATTTATTCCAAGCCCCGACCCCATGCTTACCGAATTGCAAAGGCATATGAAGAAAATTTCTCTTGGGGAAAAAGGGCCTTTTACAGAAATTTTACAACCGATATTATCCGATGAGAAAATTTTCGGAATAAATCTTTATGACTATGGTATGGCTTCAAAAGTAGAGCAAATATTTGAAAAATTAGTTAGTGGAGTTGGCGCTGTAAGGAGGACGCTAAAAGAATTTACCGAATTGGAGGGAAATGACCAATGA
- a CDS encoding DUF2089 domain-containing protein has protein sequence MREVIGKCPVCNEGLVITKLSCPNCHTQIEGKFTLCKFCYLTQDQKNFLEAFVKCRGNLKELEKELNISYPTIKSRLENLRSALGFREETDFADENYIDSREVLEKLSKGEISVEEAKKLLRKIKQ, from the coding sequence TTGAGGGAAGTAATAGGTAAATGCCCCGTTTGCAATGAAGGGCTTGTAATAACAAAATTGTCCTGTCCGAATTGTCATACTCAAATAGAAGGTAAATTTACCCTGTGCAAATTCTGCTATCTTACCCAGGATCAAAAGAATTTTTTAGAGGCTTTTGTAAAATGCCGCGGAAACTTAAAAGAGCTGGAAAAAGAACTCAATATATCGTATCCCACAATAAAAAGCAGATTAGAGAACCTACGGTCTGCTTTAGGATTTAGGGAAGAGACCGATTTTGCTGATGAAAACTACATTGATAGCAGGGAAGTCCTCGAAAAGCTTTCAAAGGGAGAAATATCCGTTGAAGAAGCAAAAAAACTGTTACGAAAAATAAAACAATAG
- the fba gene encoding class II fructose-1,6-bisphosphate aldolase produces the protein MPLVTSKELFKKAYEGGYAIGAFNVNNMEIIQGIVEAAKEENSPLILQVSAGARKYARPVYLKKLVEAAVEDTGLPVVLHLDHGESFEICKACIDDGFTSVMIDGSKLPFEENITLTKKVVDYAHEHGVVVEAELGRIGGVEDNISVGEREATFTDPDQALEFVERTGVDSLAIAIGTSHGAYKFKGEPYLDFKRLEEIMKRLPGFPLVLHGASTVLPEFVEACNKYGGSIHSAKGVPEEMLRKAASLGICKINIDTDLRLAMTAMIRKYLAENPSEFDPRKYLGAAREAIKEMVKHKIRNVLGSSNKL, from the coding sequence ATGCCGCTGGTAACATCAAAAGAATTGTTTAAAAAGGCCTATGAAGGTGGGTATGCAATAGGTGCTTTTAACGTAAATAATATGGAAATTATTCAGGGAATTGTAGAAGCAGCGAAGGAAGAAAACTCTCCCCTTATTCTACAGGTTTCTGCAGGGGCAAGAAAGTACGCAAGACCTGTTTATTTAAAGAAATTGGTAGAGGCCGCGGTGGAAGATACCGGGTTGCCTGTAGTCTTGCACCTCGACCACGGTGAAAGTTTTGAGATTTGCAAAGCGTGCATTGATGATGGATTTACCTCGGTAATGATAGATGGTTCAAAACTTCCTTTTGAAGAAAACATAACCCTTACAAAAAAGGTAGTGGATTACGCCCATGAACATGGTGTAGTAGTCGAGGCAGAACTTGGAAGGATAGGCGGGGTAGAAGACAATATAAGTGTTGGTGAAAGGGAAGCTACCTTTACGGATCCGGATCAGGCTTTAGAGTTTGTAGAAAGAACAGGAGTGGATTCCTTAGCAATTGCCATTGGGACAAGCCACGGTGCTTATAAATTTAAGGGTGAACCTTACTTAGATTTTAAACGGCTGGAAGAAATAATGAAAAGGCTTCCGGGATTTCCTTTGGTACTGCACGGTGCTTCTACGGTCCTTCCTGAATTTGTGGAGGCCTGCAATAAATACGGTGGCAGTATCCACAGTGCAAAGGGAGTTCCGGAGGAAATGTTGAGAAAAGCAGCAAGCCTTGGTATATGTAAAATAAACATTGATACCGATTTAAGACTTGCAATGACGGCAATGATTAGAAAATATTTGGCAGAAAATCCATCGGAATTTGACCCGAGAAAATACTTAGGTGCTGCCAGGGAAGCAATTAAAGAAATGGTAAAGCATAAAATAAGAAATGTTCTCGGTTCCAGTAATAAATTATAA
- the yedA gene encoding drug/metabolite exporter YedA, with translation MDNPIINTKEVLNNRKKIQVLIALFSVYLFWGGTYLGIKFAIETIPPFIMAGSRFLVAGLILYFWSLLSGYKNPTKKQWFSAGIIGAQLLLFGNGFVVLAEQLVPSGIAATMIATVPLWIILLEWLWKKQKSPNKGVILGIILGFAGILLLVTNSSGTPDKNNVNPVGVALLLFASFSWSLGSLSSRTVDQPRSPLLFTAMQMIVGGILLFLGSLLKGEWVHFSIVNLSLRSFLSLLYLIIFGSIVAYNAYMWLLKNTDSALVSTYAFVNPIVAVFIGWLIAGEQLTVNILIATVIIILSVIIITIFRNRN, from the coding sequence ATGGATAATCCTATAATCAATACAAAAGAAGTTTTGAACAATAGAAAAAAAATTCAGGTATTGATTGCTTTATTTTCCGTATACCTTTTCTGGGGCGGAACTTACCTGGGAATAAAGTTCGCTATTGAAACAATCCCACCGTTTATAATGGCTGGAAGCCGATTTTTAGTGGCAGGCCTTATTTTATATTTCTGGTCACTTTTATCAGGTTATAAAAATCCTACGAAAAAACAGTGGTTCAGTGCGGGAATAATCGGTGCACAGCTTTTATTATTCGGAAATGGATTTGTTGTATTGGCCGAACAGCTTGTTCCATCAGGAATTGCTGCTACTATGATAGCAACCGTGCCCTTGTGGATTATTTTATTAGAATGGCTGTGGAAAAAGCAAAAAAGTCCAAACAAAGGCGTTATTCTGGGAATAATTTTGGGTTTTGCCGGTATTTTGCTTCTTGTGACAAACTCTTCGGGTACGCCAGATAAAAATAATGTTAACCCTGTTGGTGTAGCATTATTGTTGTTTGCTTCTTTTTCATGGTCCCTGGGTTCATTATCTTCAAGAACCGTAGATCAGCCTCGGTCCCCATTATTGTTTACTGCAATGCAGATGATTGTGGGTGGAATTCTACTTTTCCTGGGTTCATTATTAAAGGGCGAATGGGTTCACTTTAGCATCGTTAATTTGTCCTTACGGTCTTTTTTATCACTACTTTATTTAATAATTTTTGGTTCAATTGTAGCCTATAACGCGTATATGTGGCTCTTAAAAAATACTGATTCTGCACTGGTATCTACCTATGCTTTTGTAAATCCCATTGTAGCCGTATTTATTGGTTGGCTTATAGCTGGTGAACAACTTACAGTAAATATATTAATAGCCACAGTAATAATCATTTTAAGTGTTATTATAATTACCATATTTAGAAACCGTAATTAA
- a CDS encoding PFL family protein: protein MSFTRDEIIETIRMVQAENLDIRTITLGISIRDCCDFDINTVAKKIYEKIMKTAEKLVPVARQLEAEFGIPIVNKRISVTPISIIAESCFQKDLMPLAKAMDKAAKDLGIDFIGGFSALVHKGFTRGDINLLNSIPEALSLTERVCSSVNVASSRAGINMDAVLAMGNIIKKTAELTAEKDGIGCAKLVVFANAVEDNPFMAGAFHGIGEPEASINIGISGPGVVNTVLRRMGEKADFGEIAEAVKRTAFKITRAGELIGREASKRLGIPLGIIDLSLAPTPAMGDSIANILEAMGLERCGAPGTTAALALLNDAVKKGGAMAASYVGGLSGAFIPVSEDAGMVKAVEEGALTLEKLEAMTSVCSVGLDMIAIPGDTPAETISAIIADEMAIGVINKKTTAVRIIPAPGKKAGDRVEFGGLLGRAPVMPVNKYDSSLFVKRGGRIPPPIQSLTN from the coding sequence ATGAGTTTTACGAGGGATGAAATTATAGAGACAATAAGGATGGTGCAGGCAGAAAATTTAGATATAAGGACTATTACCTTAGGGATAAGCATTAGAGATTGTTGTGACTTTGACATTAATACTGTTGCCAAAAAAATCTACGAAAAGATAATGAAAACCGCTGAAAAATTGGTACCCGTCGCGCGGCAGTTAGAAGCAGAATTTGGAATTCCGATTGTAAATAAAAGGATTTCGGTTACTCCCATTTCTATCATAGCCGAATCCTGCTTTCAAAAAGACCTTATGCCGCTGGCAAAAGCGATGGACAAAGCTGCAAAAGACTTAGGCATTGACTTTATTGGAGGTTTTTCGGCACTTGTTCATAAAGGTTTTACCCGGGGAGATATAAATCTATTAAACTCCATTCCCGAAGCCCTTTCTCTTACAGAAAGGGTATGTTCTTCGGTTAACGTAGCTTCCAGCAGAGCAGGTATTAATATGGATGCCGTACTTGCCATGGGAAATATTATCAAAAAGACCGCCGAGCTAACGGCTGAAAAAGATGGTATAGGCTGTGCAAAACTTGTGGTATTCGCAAATGCGGTGGAAGATAACCCATTTATGGCCGGTGCTTTTCACGGTATCGGAGAACCGGAAGCATCCATTAATATTGGGATCAGCGGACCAGGGGTTGTAAATACGGTATTAAGGCGTATGGGCGAAAAGGCGGATTTTGGGGAAATAGCCGAAGCAGTAAAAAGAACGGCTTTTAAAATAACCCGTGCGGGTGAATTGATCGGTCGGGAAGCGTCCAAAAGACTGGGGATCCCCCTCGGAATAATAGACCTTTCCCTTGCTCCCACGCCGGCAATGGGTGATAGTATAGCAAACATCCTGGAAGCCATGGGCCTTGAACGTTGCGGTGCTCCAGGAACTACTGCTGCCTTAGCCCTTTTGAATGACGCTGTTAAAAAAGGAGGTGCAATGGCTGCCTCTTATGTAGGAGGACTTTCGGGAGCTTTTATCCCCGTAAGCGAGGATGCGGGCATGGTAAAGGCAGTGGAAGAAGGCGCTCTTACCCTTGAAAAGCTTGAAGCAATGACCTCGGTATGTTCGGTAGGACTTGATATGATTGCGATTCCGGGAGACACCCCTGCAGAGACCATTTCTGCCATTATTGCCGATGAAATGGCAATAGGGGTAATAAACAAAAAAACTACCGCTGTTCGCATCATTCCTGCCCCCGGTAAAAAAGCTGGTGACAGGGTAGAATTTGGAGGCCTTTTAGGAAGGGCTCCCGTCATGCCTGTTAACAAATATGATTCATCCCTTTTTGTTAAGCGAGGCGGCAGGATCCCTCCGCCAATCCAAAGTCTGACCAATTAA
- a CDS encoding helix-turn-helix transcriptional regulator — protein sequence MANNEILKSYIPLVDFIAGIVGPFCEVVLHDVSNVESSIIAIKNSHISGRKVGGPLTDLGIKLLNDKEYLTKDYLLNYSAKTVDGKILRSSTYFIKDLNGNLIGMLCINVDLTGALIAREFLNNFIMDGDKKAEYDFEKKENANSERVENNSEVYEHLTISLEDLMQTMIKKAISEVDIPPERMSPEEKMSIVQKLNQKGVFLIKGAVTEVAKRLKTSENTIYRYLNKLE from the coding sequence TTGGCAAATAATGAAATATTAAAATCTTATATACCTTTAGTAGATTTTATCGCAGGGATAGTAGGGCCCTTTTGTGAAGTTGTTCTTCACGATGTATCCAATGTGGAATCGTCCATAATAGCGATCAAAAACTCTCATATAAGCGGAAGAAAGGTAGGAGGACCTTTAACCGACCTGGGGATAAAATTGCTTAACGATAAAGAGTATCTCACAAAAGATTATCTTTTGAATTATTCAGCAAAAACAGTAGATGGGAAGATTTTAAGGTCTTCTACCTATTTTATAAAAGACCTGAATGGGAATTTAATCGGAATGCTGTGTATAAACGTGGATTTAACCGGAGCTTTAATTGCCCGGGAATTTTTAAATAATTTTATAATGGATGGGGATAAAAAAGCAGAATATGATTTTGAAAAGAAAGAAAATGCAAATTCTGAGAGAGTGGAGAATAATTCGGAAGTTTACGAGCATTTGACAATTTCCTTAGAGGATTTAATGCAGACGATGATTAAAAAAGCCATTTCAGAAGTTGATATTCCTCCGGAAAGAATGTCTCCGGAAGAGAAGATGAGCATTGTCCAAAAGCTTAACCAAAAGGGAGTGTTTTTAATAAAAGGAGCGGTAACAGAGGTGGCAAAGAGGCTGAAAACATCGGAAAACACAATTTACAGATACTTAAATAAGCTTGAATAA
- a CDS encoding helix-turn-helix domain-containing protein: MVSNLRLLRTRKGLTIREVSKMLGIPETELCRIEKGQAYIPPKWRPKIADFFGVPISEICDITTGWPVLVDIKMPKLVRKNISK; this comes from the coding sequence ATGGTAAGCAATTTGCGACTACTTCGAACCCGAAAAGGCCTGACTATTCGGGAAGTCTCCAAAATGCTTGGGATACCGGAAACCGAGCTATGTCGAATTGAAAAGGGGCAAGCCTATATTCCCCCAAAATGGAGACCAAAAATTGCTGACTTCTTCGGCGTCCCAATCTCCGAAATCTGCGATATTACTACCGGCTGGCCTGTCTTGGTAGACATAAAAATGCCGAAGCTCGTAAGGAAAAACATCTCCAAATAA